A window of the Salvelinus alpinus chromosome 3, SLU_Salpinus.1, whole genome shotgun sequence genome harbors these coding sequences:
- the LOC139571429 gene encoding oligodendrocyte transcription factor 3-like: MHSDSSSSRSSSPDVDGMYLRDHLNSVSSAQNELLQKMTSEHLSRHGEKTSSGGSKYKLKKQVTEQEIQHLRLKINGRERKRMHDLNLAMDGLREVMPYAHGPSVRKLSKIATLLLARNYILMLNSSMDEMKRLVGEIYGGHHSAFHCGTVSGHSGNPAHQVHPLLGSALSSSTSSTLTTTLPGLTSIRAPHSLMKSAPAHPLQLGSGFQHWAGLPCPCPICQVPPPPHIPISSAGLTRLTSGNKDVMK; this comes from the coding sequence ATGCATTCCGACTCCAGCTCGAGCAGATCTTCCTCACCAGACGTGGATGGAATGTATCTCCGAGACCACCTCAATTCAGTGTCCTCGGCGCAGAACGAACTCCTCCAGAAGATGACGAGCGAGCATCTTTCCAGGCACGGGGAAAAGACGTCATCTGGCGGGAGCAAGTACAAACTCAAGAAGCAGGTGACCGAGCAAGAGATTCAGCATCTGAGGCTGAAAATCAACGGGCGGGAGCGCAAGAGGATGCACGACTTGAACCTGGCGATGGACGGCCTCCGGGAAGTTATGCCTTACGCACACGGTCCGTCTGTGAGAAAGCTGTCGAAGATTGCCACTCTCCTGCTCGCCAGAAACTACATCCTGATGCTCAACAGCTCCATGGACGAGATGAAAAGGCTGGTTGGAGAAATCTACGGCGGACATCATTCTGCGTTCCACTGCGGGACAGTGAGCGGGCACTCTGGCAACCCGGCGCATCAGGTGCATCCGCTGCTCGGGAGCGCGCTGTCCTCGTCCACATCCTCTACCCTCACCACCACTTTACCTGGACTTACCTCCATCCGAGCGCCTCACTCCTTAATGAAGAGTGCCCCTGCACACCCTCTTCAGCTCGGCAGCGGCTTCCAACACTGGGCAGGTTTACCATGCCCGTGCCCCATATGCCAAGTACCGCCACCCCCTCATATTCCTATCAGTTCAGCGGGACTGACGAGACTTACAAGCGGAAACAAGGATGTGATGAAGTAA